The following coding sequences are from one Halorubrum sp. BOL3-1 window:
- the heR gene encoding heliorhodopsin HeR has protein sequence MATTTPTAGETSNQRSSGDTRLRSWNAVMAVLHFLQALGMVLLAEGVLWPVTRTRYGFNPETESIFPETVSFIDANLPLLVAGFLFISALAHAIIATNRYEAYIAYLDRGMNPYRWYEYSVSASLMIVVIGMLAGVWDLGTLVALFGLVAVMNLCGLLMEQRNELTDETDWTPFWVGVLAGIVPWIVIAITFIGSVTASAGEFPQFVIYIYISIFVFFNLFTLNMALQYLEVSRWKNYLFGERMYIVLSLVAKSVLAWQVYFGTLNSPI, from the coding sequence ATGGCGACGACAACTCCAACAGCCGGCGAGACCAGTAACCAGCGTTCATCGGGGGACACCCGGCTACGGTCGTGGAACGCGGTTATGGCCGTTCTCCATTTCCTTCAGGCGCTTGGAATGGTGCTCCTAGCAGAGGGCGTCCTATGGCCCGTCACGCGCACCAGATACGGATTCAACCCTGAAACTGAATCGATCTTTCCTGAGACGGTTTCGTTCATTGATGCCAATCTCCCGCTGCTCGTAGCCGGATTTCTCTTTATTTCTGCGCTCGCACACGCAATCATCGCAACTAACCGGTACGAGGCATACATCGCATATCTCGACAGGGGGATGAATCCCTACCGCTGGTATGAGTACTCAGTGAGTGCTTCGCTGATGATTGTCGTGATTGGGATGCTCGCTGGTGTCTGGGATCTTGGAACGCTTGTGGCGCTGTTTGGACTCGTTGCGGTGATGAATCTCTGCGGACTCCTTATGGAACAACGCAACGAGTTGACCGACGAAACTGACTGGACGCCGTTTTGGGTCGGGGTCCTCGCCGGTATTGTGCCTTGGATCGTCATCGCAATCACGTTTATCGGAAGCGTGACAGCTAGTGCCGGCGAGTTCCCTCAGTTCGTTATCTATATTTACATCTCGATCTTCGTCTTTTTCAATCTCTTTACGCTGAATATGGCCTTACAGTATCTGGAGGTTTCTCGTTGGAAGAACTATCTCTTCGGCGAGCGGATGTATATTGTCCTGAGTCTGGTAGCCAAGTCCGTGCTCGCATGGCAGGTGTACTTCGGTACTCTAAATTCGCCGATCTGA
- a CDS encoding protein adenylyltransferase SelO family protein has translation MKPLDSAANKPNQISTTSTNTAIQQSKLKGSGRTTYSGRGDGNATVSSVLREYIYSYVMQNLGIKTSRSLVVIETGESVRRRRIEPGAILVRVMKSHIRYGTF, from the coding sequence TTGAAACCACTAGATTCAGCCGCCAACAAGCCAAATCAGATCTCGACCACCTCAACTAACACCGCTATTCAACAGAGCAAATTAAAAGGCTCTGGTAGAACTACTTACTCAGGAAGGGGTGATGGAAACGCAACTGTTAGCTCCGTGCTCAGAGAGTACATCTACTCATATGTAATGCAAAACCTTGGAATAAAAACATCTAGAAGTCTTGTAGTAATCGAAACCGGAGAATCAGTTCGGAGACGTAGAATAGAACCTGGTGCCATCCTCGTAAGAGTGATGAAAAGCCACATTAGATACGGTACATTCTAA
- a CDS encoding protein adenylyltransferase SelO family protein produces the protein MDRHYPYLNDTNKKYINFFDEVMISSIEMVIDWMRVGFIHGVMNTDNMSIDGETFDYGPCTFMNYYDEDTVFSSVDRTGRYSFGSQRNILKWNINRFAESLRPLFEESSHAFDEVEAELDNFEEIFDTKYYNMMNKKLGIKSDGEEKNSKSVLRLAS, from the coding sequence ATTGACAGGCACTATCCTTATCTGAATGATACAAATAAGAAATATATAAACTTCTTTGATGAAGTTATGATATCTTCTATAGAGATGGTTATTGACTGGATGCGTGTGGGATTCATACATGGAGTCATGAACACAGACAATATGAGTATAGATGGAGAGACATTCGATTACGGACCATGTACATTCATGAATTACTATGACGAAGATACTGTCTTCAGCTCTGTAGATAGAACAGGTAGATATTCTTTCGGGAGCCAAAGAAATATCTTGAAGTGGAATATTAACCGCTTTGCGGAATCTCTAAGACCGCTCTTTGAGGAATCATCTCATGCTTTTGATGAAGTAGAAGCCGAGCTAGACAATTTTGAGGAAATATTCGATACTAAATACTACAATATGATGAACAAGAAACTCGGGATCAAATCAGACGGAGAGGAAAAAAATAGTAAATCAGTTCTTAGACTGGCTTCGTGA
- a CDS encoding thioredoxin family protein, with translation MNITIYGPSGCSNCTALKETTESVVKRNDIDADVTKEEDMTKLAEKGIMSTPGFEIDDEMIFSGSTPSEDKLRSIITERL, from the coding sequence ATGAACATCACAATCTACGGACCGTCGGGCTGTAGCAACTGTACAGCACTCAAGGAGACGACCGAATCGGTCGTCAAGCGCAACGATATCGACGCCGACGTAACGAAAGAAGAAGATATGACCAAGCTGGCCGAGAAGGGTATCATGTCGACGCCGGGCTTCGAGATCGACGACGAGATGATCTTCAGCGGCTCGACGCCGTCGGAAGACAAGCTCAGATCGATCATCACAGAACGGCTGTAA
- a CDS encoding ZIP family metal transporter, with translation MLQDFIFVFVAGLMTALATGMGAIPFFFIEEFSDRWNVALWGIASGIMVSASLFGLINEGLAYAAGGLPTLMVGGLLAGVVLVEVSDRVLDGSDVGGRSEADADTNDADTDESTGSPDAPIDVEAFAEDDPKKLVLILGILTVHSFPEGVAVGVSFAELGFDGGIGILGLSVPVLAVFMTIAISIHNVPEGTAIAIPMRAMGLSKWRMVGAAIFSSLPQPIGAVIAFAFVRWAEAFLPFGFGFAAGAMIYLVLTEFIPEALETGVDLPRSGYRELSAGIGAGVLLMVPLLFV, from the coding sequence ATGCTACAGGACTTCATATTCGTCTTCGTCGCAGGATTAATGACGGCGTTGGCGACTGGGATGGGAGCAATCCCGTTCTTTTTTATCGAGGAGTTTAGCGATCGTTGGAACGTCGCGTTGTGGGGAATTGCCTCGGGGATCATGGTTTCGGCCTCGCTGTTCGGCTTGATCAACGAGGGGTTGGCCTACGCCGCCGGTGGACTCCCGACGCTGATGGTCGGCGGCCTGTTGGCCGGGGTCGTCCTCGTCGAGGTCTCCGACCGTGTACTCGACGGGAGCGATGTCGGCGGTCGCTCCGAGGCGGACGCCGACACAAACGACGCTGATACCGACGAGTCGACCGGGAGTCCGGACGCCCCGATCGACGTCGAGGCCTTCGCGGAGGACGACCCGAAGAAACTCGTGCTCATCCTCGGTATCCTGACGGTCCACAGCTTCCCCGAAGGGGTCGCCGTCGGCGTTTCCTTCGCGGAACTCGGGTTCGACGGGGGAATCGGAATCCTCGGGCTGTCGGTGCCGGTGTTGGCCGTCTTCATGACAATCGCCATCTCGATCCACAACGTGCCCGAGGGGACGGCGATCGCCATTCCGATGCGGGCGATGGGGCTCTCGAAGTGGCGGATGGTCGGCGCGGCGATTTTTTCGAGTCTCCCCCAGCCGATCGGCGCGGTGATCGCCTTCGCGTTCGTCCGATGGGCCGAGGCGTTCCTCCCCTTCGGCTTCGGCTTTGCGGCCGGCGCGATGATCTACCTCGTCCTCACCGAGTTCATCCCCGAGGCCCTCGAAACCGGCGTCGACCTCCCCCGCAGCGGCTACCGCGAACTGTCCGCTGGGATCGGCGCCGGCGTCCTGCTGATGGTTCCGCTACTGTTCGTCTGA
- a CDS encoding helix-turn-helix transcriptional regulator — translation MTDTVPESTRQTLERLYDNPDDRLTSLFEINDDDKQVDAQLTVFKALANEYRVRILHALRDGEMCACELQVVLDAPQSTVASHLRELANAGIVRKRRQGKWTYYRVGDTAVLQLLDMAEALDG, via the coding sequence ATGACTGACACAGTACCTGAATCGACACGTCAGACCCTCGAACGGCTCTATGACAACCCCGACGACCGGCTCACGTCGCTGTTCGAGATCAACGACGACGACAAGCAGGTCGACGCACAGCTGACCGTTTTCAAGGCTCTAGCGAACGAGTACCGGGTCCGTATTCTACATGCGCTCCGCGACGGCGAGATGTGTGCCTGTGAACTACAGGTCGTCCTTGATGCTCCCCAGTCGACTGTTGCAAGTCACCTCCGGGAACTCGCTAACGCCGGAATCGTTAGGAAACGCCGGCAAGGCAAGTGGACCTACTACCGGGTCGGCGATACGGCCGTCCTTCAACTACTTGATATGGCGGAAGCCCTTGACGGGTAG
- a CDS encoding permease, whose product MVFKQFATYVVDLLGLTGARRAAVHFFVYDTLKILAILMAVIFAVTYLRTYFPPEKIRDYLDGKTAFTGYALAALLGIVSPFCSCSTIPIFLGMVGAGIPFGITITFLAVSPMINEAALVVLPGVVGLDLTALYAISGITIGMTSGYTLNRLGFDRYVDDFEFGDSGVDIDEPTRRERIEEAYVEAKEIILEIIPYVIVGVGVGALIHGFLPEQLVETYLSGQWGVVGAVAVGVPMYTDILGVIPVVESLIGKGLPIGTGLAFMMSVAALSLPQFMILKKVMQKELIAAYAGTLATGILLIGLLFNLVL is encoded by the coding sequence ATGGTTTTCAAGCAGTTCGCGACGTATGTCGTCGATCTACTCGGGCTGACGGGAGCCCGCAGAGCGGCGGTACACTTCTTCGTATACGACACCCTGAAGATCCTCGCGATCCTGATGGCGGTGATATTCGCGGTCACGTATCTCCGGACGTACTTCCCGCCGGAGAAGATCCGCGACTACCTCGACGGCAAGACCGCGTTTACCGGCTACGCGCTGGCCGCCCTGCTGGGGATCGTCTCACCGTTCTGCTCGTGTTCGACGATCCCGATCTTCCTCGGGATGGTCGGCGCGGGTATCCCGTTCGGTATCACGATCACGTTCCTCGCGGTCTCGCCGATGATCAACGAGGCTGCGCTCGTCGTGCTACCCGGGGTCGTCGGCCTCGATCTGACTGCGCTGTACGCGATCAGTGGGATCACGATCGGGATGACGAGCGGCTACACGCTCAACCGTCTCGGATTCGACCGCTACGTCGACGACTTCGAGTTCGGCGACTCGGGAGTCGACATCGACGAGCCCACCAGGCGCGAGCGGATCGAAGAGGCCTACGTCGAGGCCAAAGAGATCATCCTCGAGATCATTCCGTACGTCATCGTCGGGGTCGGTGTCGGGGCGCTCATTCACGGCTTCCTCCCCGAACAGCTGGTCGAGACTTACCTCTCGGGCCAGTGGGGCGTCGTCGGCGCGGTCGCCGTCGGCGTACCGATGTACACCGATATCCTCGGGGTGATTCCAGTCGTCGAGTCGCTGATCGGCAAGGGGCTACCTATCGGGACCGGCCTCGCGTTCATGATGTCGGTCGCCGCACTCTCGCTGCCACAGTTCATGATTCTCAAGAAAGTCATGCAAAAAGAACTGATCGCGGCCTACGCCGGGACACTAGCCACAGGAATTCTCCTGATCGGGCTACTGTTCAACCTCGTGCTTTAG